One stretch of Desulfovibrio aminophilus DSM 12254 DNA includes these proteins:
- a CDS encoding D-glycero-alpha-D-manno-heptose-1,7-bisphosphate 7-phosphatase, producing the protein MERAPVVLLDRDGTIIVERHYLSDPAQVELLPRAAEGLLRLRRAGCKLAVITNQSGVGRGMFSLETLQRIHGRMLELLLAEGVEIEGIFFCPHTPEDRCDCRKPLPGLIEQAAEALGFRPSECFVIGDKPCDVELGQAVGARTILVRSGYGAAVESAGQCSPDHVADDLAKAARIIEESLIAGGCPQS; encoded by the coding sequence ATGGAACGTGCGCCCGTGGTCCTTCTGGACCGTGACGGCACCATCATCGTCGAGCGGCATTACCTCTCCGATCCCGCGCAGGTGGAGCTTCTGCCCCGCGCGGCCGAGGGTCTTCTGCGTCTCCGCCGGGCCGGGTGCAAGCTGGCCGTGATCACCAACCAGTCCGGCGTGGGCCGGGGCATGTTCAGTCTGGAGACGCTCCAGCGCATCCACGGCCGCATGCTGGAACTTCTCCTGGCCGAGGGCGTGGAGATCGAGGGGATCTTCTTCTGCCCGCATACCCCCGAAGACCGTTGCGACTGCCGCAAACCGCTGCCCGGGCTCATCGAGCAGGCCGCCGAGGCTCTGGGGTTCCGCCCGTCGGAATGCTTCGTCATCGGCGACAAGCCGTGCGACGTGGAGCTGGGACAGGCCGTGGGCGCGCGAACCATCCTGGTCAGGTCGGGATACGGCGCGGCCGTGGAGTCCGCCGGGCAGTGTTCGCCGGATCACGTGGCCGACGATTTGGCCAAGGCCGCGAGGATCATCGAGGAGAGCCTGATCGCCGGGGGCTGTCCCCAATCGTGA
- a CDS encoding glycosyltransferase family 4 protein produces MTLDILFLTQSGETLPSVRFRVLPLVADGSARGLAVDWRPVPKFFLRRLFWLARLPRSTVVVVQKKLFSTLELAVLRKRCDRLAFDYDDALWAAHPGESPSPASTRRLRKARKRFARMIPAVDVVLAASAHLAGEARKLRPEVVVAPTPIDTEVYTPPASRPAPADGRPLVGWMGAAWELSALGEVLKSLEPHSERLRLNVVAERRFAEKCRTLADLVAWSPEDEVALLREMDIGLHPLDADEYRRGKCGFRLLRCMACGVVPVASAVGVNLEIVEHGRDGFLVERPEQWAEYVLRLADDPGLRADMARQAREKVERLYRRGVFAEHYWAALGFLDE; encoded by the coding sequence ATGACCCTGGACATCCTGTTTCTGACCCAATCGGGCGAGACGCTCCCCAGCGTCCGCTTCCGCGTCCTGCCGCTGGTGGCCGACGGCTCCGCCCGAGGCCTCGCCGTGGACTGGCGGCCTGTCCCGAAATTTTTCCTCCGCCGACTGTTCTGGCTCGCCCGCCTGCCCCGAAGTACGGTCGTGGTCGTACAGAAGAAGCTCTTCTCGACTCTCGAACTTGCCGTGCTCCGCAAGCGTTGCGACCGGCTGGCCTTCGATTACGACGACGCCCTCTGGGCCGCACATCCCGGCGAGAGCCCCAGCCCGGCCTCGACGCGCCGCCTGCGCAAGGCCCGCAAGCGTTTCGCCCGGATGATCCCGGCGGTGGACGTGGTCCTGGCCGCCAGTGCGCATCTGGCCGGGGAGGCGCGTAAGTTGCGGCCGGAAGTTGTCGTGGCTCCGACGCCCATCGACACCGAGGTCTACACTCCGCCCGCGTCCCGGCCGGCCCCGGCCGACGGCCGCCCCCTGGTGGGCTGGATGGGCGCGGCCTGGGAGCTTTCCGCCCTGGGCGAAGTCTTGAAGAGCCTGGAGCCGCATTCCGAGCGTCTGCGCCTGAACGTGGTGGCCGAACGCCGTTTCGCCGAGAAGTGCAGAACCTTGGCCGACCTTGTCGCCTGGTCACCGGAGGACGAGGTGGCCCTGCTCCGGGAGATGGACATCGGGCTTCACCCCCTGGACGCCGACGAGTACCGGCGGGGCAAGTGCGGCTTCCGGCTTCTCCGCTGCATGGCCTGCGGCGTGGTGCCCGTGGCCTCGGCCGTCGGGGTCAACCTGGAGATTGTGGAGCACGGCCGGGACGGCTTTCTGGTGGAGCGCCCCGAGCAGTGGGCCGAGTACGTGTTGCGCCTGGCCGACGACCCCGGCCTGCGCGCGGACATGGCCCGCCAAGCCCGGGAAAAGGTCGAGCGGCTCTATCGCCGCGGGGTTTTCGCCGAGCACTATTGGGCTGCGTTGGGATTCCTTGATGAGTGA
- a CDS encoding glycosyltransferase family 4 protein: MSVANARLAVVMPRMSSYGGAEGFGLRLAGALAGAGHAVDFICARQEVEAPQGVRVIRVGRFGPFKALKTLWFTLAAGAAIRRGRYDLVFGLGKTLSQDILRIGGGPLPVFWRLSKLAWRPGWPRTMKMLRRRLSPANWLSMAIEARQARSARVVVCVSTLVRDWLLEAHPELARSDVRVIYNRPDLSRFHVLDEEGRARLRAREGLEPEQVVIATAATNFALKGIAPLLRALALLPERFVLRVAGGRGAGHYLQLARELGVEDRVRFLGRVEDMPGFYNAADVFCLATYYDACSNAVLEALACGCRTVSSRFNGSAAFLPSDKVFDDPGDHAALARLLERVAGEPRPGEFVWPDDVACGLDPYLALTDECLRGKSQQGA, from the coding sequence ATGAGCGTGGCGAACGCGCGGTTGGCCGTGGTCATGCCTCGGATGAGCTCCTACGGGGGGGCGGAAGGCTTCGGCCTGCGCCTGGCCGGGGCCCTGGCCGGGGCGGGCCATGCCGTGGACTTCATCTGCGCCCGCCAGGAAGTCGAGGCTCCGCAAGGGGTCCGCGTGATCCGCGTGGGCCGCTTCGGTCCGTTCAAGGCCCTCAAGACCCTCTGGTTCACCCTGGCCGCAGGAGCCGCAATCCGGCGCGGCCGCTACGATCTCGTCTTCGGGCTGGGCAAGACCCTCTCCCAGGACATCCTGCGCATCGGCGGCGGGCCGCTGCCCGTGTTCTGGCGTCTGTCCAAGCTGGCTTGGCGGCCGGGCTGGCCCCGGACCATGAAGATGCTCCGCCGCCGCCTCTCCCCGGCCAACTGGCTCTCCATGGCCATCGAGGCCCGGCAGGCCCGCTCGGCGCGGGTTGTCGTCTGTGTCTCGACCCTGGTGCGGGACTGGCTGCTGGAGGCCCACCCCGAACTGGCCCGAAGCGACGTGCGGGTCATCTACAACCGCCCCGATCTCTCCCGTTTCCACGTCCTGGACGAAGAGGGCCGCGCGCGGCTGCGGGCCCGCGAGGGCCTGGAGCCGGAACAGGTGGTGATCGCCACGGCGGCCACGAATTTCGCCCTCAAGGGCATCGCTCCCCTGTTGCGGGCTCTGGCCCTGTTGCCGGAACGCTTCGTCTTGCGCGTGGCCGGCGGCCGGGGCGCGGGACACTACCTGCAACTGGCCCGCGAACTTGGGGTGGAGGATCGGGTGCGCTTCCTGGGACGGGTGGAGGACATGCCCGGATTCTACAATGCCGCGGACGTCTTTTGCCTGGCCACCTATTACGACGCCTGCTCCAATGCCGTTCTGGAGGCCCTTGCCTGTGGTTGCCGCACGGTTTCCAGCCGTTTCAACGGCAGCGCGGCCTTTTTGCCGTCCGACAAGGTTTTCGATGACCCCGGCGATCACGCCGCCCTGGCCCGCCTGCTGGAGCGGGTGGCTGGGGAGCCCCGTCCCGGGGAGTTCGTCTGGCCCGACGACGTGGCCTGCGGCCTGGACCCCTATCTGGCCCTGACCGACGAATGCCTGCGGGGGAAAAGTCAACAAGGCGCCTGA
- a CDS encoding phosphatase PAP2 family protein, with product MLFHTTAADLDLFVLLNQTLRSPALDVALPVFSSRAALFVLMAVCLAWAVRRAGPRQIALFLVLLAGMGLSDLACGQIKDRVLRVRPLNALPGAFYQENGDWKTRPPDFIQTKENGSSYPSAHAANSMTLAVLAMLLWPRTRPWLGLLPLLVGWSRVYLGKHYPTDVLAGWLLGVVVALIVWQVWSRLPARLRPPSAV from the coding sequence ATGCTTTTCCATACCACGGCCGCCGACCTGGACCTTTTCGTTCTTCTGAACCAGACCCTGCGCTCTCCCGCGCTGGACGTCGCGCTGCCGGTCTTTTCCTCGCGGGCGGCGCTGTTCGTCCTCATGGCCGTCTGTCTGGCATGGGCCGTGCGGCGCGCCGGGCCACGGCAGATCGCGCTCTTTCTGGTGCTCCTGGCGGGCATGGGGCTCTCCGACCTTGCCTGCGGCCAGATCAAGGACCGTGTGCTGCGAGTCCGCCCCCTGAACGCCCTTCCCGGGGCCTTCTACCAGGAAAACGGCGACTGGAAAACCCGCCCCCCGGACTTCATCCAGACCAAGGAAAACGGTTCTTCCTATCCTTCGGCCCACGCCGCCAACTCCATGACCCTGGCCGTGCTGGCCATGCTTCTCTGGCCTCGGACCCGGCCCTGGCTCGGCCTGCTGCCGCTGCTGGTGGGCTGGTCGCGGGTCTACCTTGGCAAGCACTATCCGACCGACGTGCTGGCGGGCTGGTTGCTGGGGGTCGTGGTGGCGCTCATCGTCTGGCAGGTATGGAGTCGTCTGCCCGCGCGCCTGCGCCCGCCATCCGCCGTCTAG